Genomic window (Geotrypetes seraphini chromosome 6, aGeoSer1.1, whole genome shotgun sequence):
GGTACAGGGGGACAGCACAGGGCAAATAGAGGAGTGAGGGGGggcgcagagaggaggaggagtgtcgCGTCCTTAggaagacagcacctggggcggactgcccccctcgctcccccttactatgccactagccGCTTGTATATCATTACTTatcatgttttttgttttatcttaTTGTAGATTTTGTGATCTGCAAAGGACCGAATACTGGATTTGTGGGATAtaaattaagtaaaaaaaaaaaattgtaatttctgCCTCTAGAAGGGGCTGTTGAGTTATCTGACAGCATCCTAGTAAGACAGGCAGGAGGCAGTATTTCTATGAGGTTAAATTTCTGCTGGCTTCTGGAGTAGAATAAACATGCACATGTGTGCACATCTGCATATGAATGCCAAAATTATATCTACATGCTATTCAAAAAGGCGCATAGCTATCATGGCCTATAGGCGGAGTCTGAGATGAATTCACACTTAACATGCATTACTTATAGAATACGATAAGTTGCACATATATTTCTAGCATTTGCACCAGTTCTATGGCTGGAATTTAGTGCTAGTGCCTAACCTATAGACCAGTGTCCCACAAACATTTCAGCGCTGTGGCTGGAAGGCATCTGGAAGTGAACGGATatcaatgcgatgatgtcacgcacatgtgtgACATCGTCACGGCGACATCTGCACTAGCGCGGAGGCCCTCCGGCCGCAACCCTGAAGCTGTCACTTCGCTGGTGGGAGATCCTGgaagggaggtgcggggagagaaggagagacgctGGCAAGGTGGGGAGTCATCAGCGCCGGCTgaatgcctacaggacatgcctctcactacGCCTCCAACATGCCCGCTTAAACTttggatgcactgcagacaaaagATCTAGTAAGATGTCTAGAAACTCAGGTTCGAAAATTAATACTTGGATGTCTTGTCCAATAAGACATCCAAGTATCACTTTATGCCATTTCTTGGATGTCTTTTTTGGAAAATGAGccctatggtctttatctgccttcatttgtctatatttctctgtttctatattgtACTGCTTCCTTGGGTTTTTACTGTGATCAAAATCAGGCTGTAAGAACacaaatgtttggcaaataaagtAGATTTAGAGCTTGATGTGTGACAAAGCTTagccaaaaaaaacctcctgttaaataaatttttctttttaaggagGCAGCTTACCTTGTTCACTATCATGAACAACTTTTGACATCATAGATCGCAGAACTGGAAGAGGCATAGCGGCAAACAGAAGTGGCAGACGCACTGTAATATAAACCATCAAATTTTGACTGTGTCAGTGCTTATGAGATGCAGCCGTGTTACTTTCAATCAGCGTAAGACACAGAGGAGGAGAACCTCCTCTAAAACAAATATAGAAAACAAAGAAATTCAGAACACGAATGTTAGAGCAGATATTTTACAGATGAAACCAGATAACAAATTACAACCTCTTAACTATGTCCAGTCCAGATGGTATATTTTTAGCCattctaagttttgtggctttaTAAATGTAGTGAGTAGCATGGGATATGGGCCaggatcccccctccctctctttggTTCACTACACTGTCCACCAGGCTACTCTAGAcatctgcttgctgctctgctaggacgtcccataatatctgcagtTATCATAAAGGATGTAATGCATTCTAATATGGGACATTCCCGcatgctaagcccagatttaaggCAACATTTTTTACagggttttcctttttttaattgcaattcatgtacagtagactctgttaactggaactcaagccaacagaactctcaagcaaccagcaaaataaaaatgaaaataaaatccatttctggcagaaatttaagtgtaaacttgtcACACGACACCCGAGTACGCCCTTGCTTTGCCTACCACAAGCCCAATAGTTTGTAATGGAACAGTTTatggcactgttcttcaaccgctggtctgcggaccggtgccggtcgcAGGAAATTTCTACCGGTCCGCGCAGCgtcggcaagattaaggtgacaataggtcccgttttcagactTCCTGTCCCGTTGTTCCCACACTGTGCTGGGGGACAACGGGaaaggcgatcatttcctgtccctacttgtcgcgcaaaaaaaaaagcctccctccttcctttccccgggtcggctgctatcttacagccctgctgctgctactgctaaagccgacaggaagtcttctttccgacgtcaattccgacatcggagaggacgttctgggccagccaatcgctgcctacctggcccagaacgtcctctccgacgtcagaattgacatcggaaagaagacttcatgtcggctttagcagtagcagcagcagggtggtaagatagcagccgtgaagaaggaagaagggaggattttttttttttgcgcggcagggagggaaggaggtaggcaggcaagcaggctggctttggccagggagggagggagagaggtagacaggcaggcaggctggattcgggggtgggacaaagtgtggaaggcagtgagagggacataggaaggaggcactggggtcaataaagacaggaaggggcactaaggacatgggaaggaggcactgggggcactaaagacaggaaggggcactaaagacatgggaaggaagcaatgggggcactaaagacattggaaggaggcactgggagcactaaagacataagaaggggcattaaggacataggaaggaggcactgggggcactaaagacatgggaaggaggcactgggggcactaaagacatgggaaggaggcaccgggggcactaaagacatgggaaggaggcaccgggggcactaagaacataggaaggaaagagggagggaatagaaagggacaattcttgagcctgagtgcagaaagaaaggataccacagacagaaggaaatgcaaccagagactcattaaatcaccggacagcaaaggtaggaaaaatgattttattttcaatttagtgatcaaaacgtgtcagttttgagaatttatatctgctgtctatattttgcactatatttgtctatttttctatagttactgaggtgaccgagctcacggagatggggcggaaacggggtttttaaattttagtcttagtagtttgccggtccacaaaataattcttttatttctgccggtccacgggtgtaaaaaggttgaaaaacactggtttatgctatggcaaccagaaactacatttatccagcagcTATCAATCCCCATGGCTGCCTGTTAACTGAGAACCTACTGTACTAATGTTCCCATTAGCACATGGTACCTGCATGAAATTAATGTGGGAGCACTTACCCCTCCTATTTAGAAGATGCTAAGGGAACAATTCATCAATGCATACTACACttttccctctgtattcgcgggggttggggcagagccggcccgcgaatatggaaaaaccgcaaataatatttgggctgattctgcccttatcccccgcttccgccggctatttttagccctgtaagcccccccttaagccttacctgttggtctaatgggttttcaggcaggagcaagcttcccacgctcctgccctgtgcagatcgctcacaggaaatggctcgagactacaggagctcaaggcagccatttcctgtgagcgatctgcatggggcaggagcgttggaaaatcgctcctgcctgaaaagccgctagaccaccaggtaaggcttaaggggggggtggcttacagggctaaaaatagcctgaaaaatgaaaaaaaatttctggtcaaaaattgcgaataaccgaatccgtagatatggaattcgcgaatatggaggggggaagtgtactgctaagatgggttattttgccacaagttgtgctattttagaaCAGGTCTAATTGGATAAAATGGagccctgtgctaaaatagcacaacttgtagTAAAATAACCCTTTTTAACAGTAGCACACAAAAAATTGCAGTCACTCCAGAATCCTGAggttagattaatttttggtctaaaaagatatgaaagtgttgcatTAGCGTATAAAAAAAATCTTCAGTTTAGAGgtgaattaagtttaaatcagcttgcatagttcATCGTATAAACAGACTGACTTCTTCAGAAAATGTGATTTTGGTTtatttctcatttgcattattcttccaccagattatgtggCACTATATCACTACATTTTCCACACATTAGAGGAGTGTGGTATAAACGGcagctcaactcctcttttgcttacgctgcaattacaatttggaataatctacctgtttacatCAGGACTGATATCAATCaattaaggttttgtaaaaatttgaaaagtttttttatatgactgtgcatccctcctgccccgtCATATTCAtgttggggtccttttactaaggcgcgctagcggttttagcgtgcgctaaatgctaatacgcCTATTATAGTCTCTGGAAGCCTCTGGAAGCGCAGTTCATgtcaaagataggcgccagaaatgtaggcctggaaaaccctgacctacatttctggcgcccgTCTTTGCAAGAGgtacaattctctaaccagtgacATCGCGTGATTGACAGGCATTCGGCGGTTGCCTACAacagcgctggttacagaatttgagctttatttatttatttactcaattttctatactgttctcccaagagagcccagaacggttcacatgaatttattcaggcactctagcgtttttctctttctgttccaacgggcttacaatctatctaatgtacctgatgcTTAGTGCATACTAATCCTAACGCGCTAGCTGGATAACATGGGTACACCCATTCTCTGGGCATGACATCCCCCctcctaaaatatttttttaaaacaggcaAAGGTTACCATGCACAAGCAGGCAAAATACCACAATGTTTTAACGTGTTCTGCCTGTTAAGTGTATGCTAACTACACATTTGCCCCCTAATTCCATACAAAGTGTTGAAAAttctgcatgcaaatttggggGCATACCCAAATAACAACCTTGTTCGCACCAATAATTGGCGTTTCAGCAAGATATCGGCATGGATTAGAATGAATTACAAGTTACGCATGCAAATTTTGGCACAGTAGGTTTTACACGTGACAAAAAAAGGGGGCATAGAAATGGGTCATGGGTGAATCAGGGACATTCCTTTAAGTTACACACGTAGTTGCAGAATAAGGACATCTGCGCCTAGCTTTAGGCACGGGCATGTGCAGCACATTTTCATTGGTGCAAATGGCTGCACCTTAAGTTAGGCGCAGTTCCCGGGCATATGTGCTagtctataaaccatgcctaactttaagcatggcTTGTAGAATAGCACTTTTTCAGCATTGATTTTTTGGGCACCACATATAGAATTTACTCCTAAGAGCTTAACACCCTTTGATAAAAGGGCTCCTTTATATGTAAAACTATTTTATGCAATGATTATAAAACAGTTTACCAATCTTTATGTGTCTGAATGTTTAGCTGcttttttgcttgttttctttcatttctttttctatttcctATTTTGCTTTTCATTAGTATTTTTGCAATGGAGGAGTAGTTAAATGGTTTGTGCAGTGGGCTGAGACCAAGAGAATCTGACTTTGATTCCCCTGTAGCACTGCCTCATGTACAAAGATTTTatctgtaatgtaatatgtaaaccattttgtagCTACAGAAAGCTGGTTTACCAAATCTGATCCTCTTTTCCTTTTACCATCTTTcatctcctcttctctcattAGGGatatgcatgggataaacatttttggttctttttttgtttaaaattattAAGACAAATGTGTGAAGCTGGGGAAAAAACCTCCAAAATCTGTGAAAAAAGCTGACTGAAATGAAAACAAATTTTGGTTTCTGCAGAAAAATTATGCACAAGCAAAGCAGTTTGAATCTGCAAGTCATTTTTCCAGGAGCATAAATCAAAGCAAAACCTTTCCAGACTTTTTAACTTTAATTATTGGTGCAAACCCCACATGTATAAAGTATCCGGGGAATATACAGCAACATTGGAAGAACTATGGCTCTCTACATTTATTTCAAGCTTACCCAAAAACATGGTCTGTGTAGTTGTGGCAAATGCAGCCATGATTATTCCACCAATCCAAGAAATGATTCCAATGAGCACAATATAAGCGTCCTTGAGGCAACAAGAAAATAGGTATATTCCTAGGAAACTGCTCAGAAAAACAAGAGTAGACAAAGAGGATCCCCAGCCAATGAGAACTTCATTCCAGCAGAGGGGCGCGTCTAGTTCATAGAGAGTGAAAAGAGCAACTCCACCCATATTTGAAAACAGGTAAGTCATGAAGGTACCGAGCATCAGAATAATCACAATTCGCTTCCTACAAGAGGATGTTTTGAAAAGCAGAAACACCCcacaaaatatttctttaaagacCTTGATACTGAAGGCTTTTTGCTCAGAGTCCAAtacttttactgtatcttctagACAAAAAATAATATAGCCAATATTAAGAAAGTGAAGCAGAGATATAATTACAAAAGACCAGGTAAAGCCTAACTCTCTCAGGAAGTAaccagaagagagtcctgccaatCCACCTCCTAATCCAAGAATCATGTCAATCAGAGCTATGcgtatagttttttgtttttcattgtgGCACAAGTCAGCGACATAGGAAAAGCATCCCCCAAGAAAGGTAGCAAAACTGCCAAGAAAACCACCAATTAGTGATGATgcaaagaaaaggtacagagtcAGGGAGAAATACGACATGGCAAAGCAAAAGGAGGATGACACAAGGGACCCAATAGAAGGAAGAAGCATGGCTGCTTTACGTCCATGGTGATCCCCGTAGGCTACAAGGATCAAAGCCACCACGAGACTGGGGATTAACCCACTCAGATCCAATGACATTGAGAAGAGAGAAGCTCTTTGCTGGACTTCCTGCAAACcatcaaagaaagaaaaaaaaaatacaatgatattaCATATCAAGTATATACAGCTTAAAAATAGCTGGCAATAACTACACAGCTTGCATTGTCCTGTTTCATAGCCATCTTGGTGTCCAGATTGTTACTGATGCATTTTTATAATTGGTCTTGCTTCTGTCACTTCATA
Coding sequences:
- the LOC117362755 gene encoding solute carrier family 46 member 3-like, with amino-acid sequence MKKLLLVEPVVAIYSFASFMTYPLIQQYVYRSLWEEVNNSSFKNSLNISHCEINESNPIYIKQKEVQQRASLFSMSLDLSGLIPSLVVALILVAYGDHHGRKAAMLLPSIGSLVSSSFCFAMSYFSLTLYLFFASSLIGGFLGSFATFLGGCFSYVADLCHNEKQKTIRIALIDMILGLGGGLAGLSSGYFLRELGFTWSFVIISLLHFLNIGYIIFCLEDTVKVLDSEQKAFSIKVFKEIFCGVFLLFKTSSCRKRIVIILMLGTFMTYLFSNMGGVALFTLYELDAPLCWNEVLIGWGSSLSTLVFLSSFLGIYLFSCCLKDAYIVLIGIISWIGGIIMAAFATTTQTMFLVRLPLLFAAMPLPVLRSMMSKVVHDSEQGALFACIACLESLIGTVALIVFNSIYAATVTWYPGFCFLLAAGLSVIPFSIVCLLLCMGYQEKEHTILVNPEESMEDSVS